The following coding sequences lie in one Psychrilyobacter atlanticus DSM 19335 genomic window:
- a CDS encoding DJ-1/PfpI family protein codes for MKKIVYVYILDGMADWELGYIMSAINMKSIPNKGNKKYCIKTVGSNKEPIHTLGGLTILPDSSVDEIKKSEMAALLLPGSDKWDEPKHKIILEKIKMYMDKEILVAAICGATLALANLGILNTHLHTSNSIEYLNYFSEIYTGEDLYQNDLSFVDKNLITANSAGGLLWAKQIMQYLKILPNEMIEAWFNYYSTGDPKYYMELLSLSTEV; via the coding sequence ATGAAAAAAATAGTTTATGTTTATATTTTAGATGGGATGGCGGATTGGGAATTAGGATATATAATGTCAGCGATTAATATGAAATCAATACCCAATAAAGGAAATAAAAAATATTGTATTAAGACTGTTGGGAGTAATAAGGAACCAATTCATACTTTAGGAGGATTGACAATCCTTCCCGATTCTTCTGTGGATGAAATAAAAAAAAGTGAAATGGCGGCTCTTCTTCTTCCTGGTTCAGATAAGTGGGATGAACCTAAACACAAAATTATTTTAGAAAAAATAAAAATGTATATGGATAAAGAAATTCTAGTAGCTGCTATATGTGGAGCTACGCTTGCTTTAGCGAATCTAGGGATATTGAATACACATTTGCATACAAGTAATTCTATAGAATATCTAAATTATTTTTCAGAGATATATACAGGAGAAGATTTATATCAAAATGATCTTTCTTTTGTAGATAAAAATCTAATTACGGCAAATTCCGCAGGTGGATTATTATGGGCAAAACAAATTATGCAATATCTAAAAATTTTGCCAAATGAGATGATAGAAGCATGGTTTAATTATTATTCTACAGGAGATCCCAAATATTATATGGAACTATTATCACTATCAACTGAAGTCTAG
- a CDS encoding phosphopentomutase yields the protein MGRFIVVVIDSFGIGYMDDVEKVRPQDIGANTCKHILEKKLNLNLKTFEKLGLINALGKKINIMDISKEANFGQSKLQHFGGDTFFGHQEIMGSTPKKPLVQPFSKVIDSVYLRLIKEGYEVKYVGETLKYLLVNNVLTIGDNLEADLGQVYNLTANLDKISFDELLKIGKIVREEVKVARVIAFGGEGVTIQEIQDAKEEKLGKYIGINAPKSGVYNKGYEVRHLGYGINEKTQVQTILGKNEIKSIFVGKVADIVENFYGENYEGIVDTNKIFKISLEKIKNTKTGFFCINIQETDLAGHAENVERYVEKLKISDENLEKIIDLLNEDDILLVTADHGNDPTIGHGKHTRENVPILIYRTKIKGKYIGHRDTLSDIGATVAEYFGVEMPENGKSFLELIK from the coding sequence ATGGGAAGATTTATAGTAGTAGTCATAGATTCATTTGGTATCGGGTATATGGATGATGTAGAAAAAGTGAGACCACAAGATATAGGGGCTAACACTTGTAAACATATTTTAGAGAAAAAATTAAATTTAAATTTAAAAACTTTTGAAAAATTAGGCCTTATTAATGCTTTAGGAAAAAAAATAAATATTATGGATATTTCAAAAGAAGCTAATTTTGGTCAATCTAAATTACAACATTTTGGAGGCGATACCTTTTTTGGACATCAAGAGATAATGGGATCAACACCTAAGAAGCCTCTAGTTCAGCCTTTTTCAAAAGTAATAGATAGTGTCTATTTAAGGTTAATAAAAGAAGGTTATGAAGTAAAATATGTAGGTGAAACTTTAAAATATCTTTTAGTGAACAATGTTTTAACTATTGGAGATAATTTAGAAGCTGATCTCGGACAAGTATACAACCTTACAGCAAATTTGGATAAAATTTCTTTTGATGAATTGCTAAAGATAGGTAAAATTGTAAGAGAGGAAGTAAAAGTTGCGCGTGTCATAGCTTTTGGAGGAGAAGGAGTGACTATTCAGGAGATTCAAGATGCTAAAGAAGAAAAGTTGGGGAAATATATTGGGATAAATGCTCCTAAATCAGGAGTGTATAACAAGGGATATGAAGTAAGGCATCTAGGTTATGGTATAAATGAAAAAACGCAGGTTCAAACTATATTAGGTAAAAATGAAATAAAAAGTATTTTTGTAGGTAAAGTTGCTGATATAGTAGAAAATTTTTATGGAGAAAATTATGAAGGTATAGTTGATACAAATAAAATATTTAAAATATCTCTAGAAAAAATTAAAAATACAAAGACAGGTTTCTTTTGTATAAATATCCAAGAAACAGATTTAGCAGGGCATGCTGAAAACGTGGAGAGATATGTAGAGAAATTAAAAATAAGTGATGAAAATTTAGAAAAAATAATAGATTTATTAAATGAAGACGACATTTTGTTAGTTACTGCAGATCATGGTAATGATCCTACCATTGGTCATGGGAAACATACTCGTGAGAATGTCCCTATATTGATTTATAGAACAAAAATAAAAGGAAAGTATATAGGTCATAGAGACACTCTATCAGATATTGGAGCTACTGTAGCAGAATATTTTGGAGTTGAAATGCCAGAAAATGGTAAAAGTTTTTTAGAATTAATTAAATAG
- a CDS encoding alanine racemase encodes MFLEITRKRNPKLIEIARKLHKTKKILPDTYVIDVDAVLENAKMIKESADKYGIKLYYMSKQLGRNPYICKKIDELGYEGAVVVDYKEARVLHNQGVKIGHVGHLVQIPDSLIENILEMNPQIITVYSIEKAKKINEAAKKKGIIQSIMLKIYKDGDLLYPGQYSGFEIEKIDEIIEKLKGFKNIKIDGITHFPCFLYDEKTNKIEATHNLNTVIEANKRLEKNGIKVSQLNLPSSTCVKSMGKIAEFGGTHGEPGHGLSGTTPFHNELSAPELPAIVYVSEISHNFQGHGYIYGGGHYRRSHVENIILGGDAKNERLSKVVMPSPEAIDYYFEIEDEGIIGEATIMAFRTQIFVTRSDVALVEGLSKNSPKLVGIYDSLGRKL; translated from the coding sequence ATGTTTTTAGAAATAACAAGAAAAAGAAATCCTAAACTTATAGAAATTGCAAGAAAGTTACATAAGACAAAAAAGATATTGCCGGATACTTATGTAATAGATGTAGATGCCGTTTTGGAAAATGCAAAAATGATAAAAGAGTCGGCAGATAAATACGGGATAAAACTTTATTATATGTCAAAACAATTAGGTCGAAACCCTTATATATGCAAAAAGATAGATGAACTTGGATATGAAGGAGCGGTAGTTGTAGATTATAAAGAAGCAAGAGTTCTCCATAATCAAGGAGTTAAAATAGGACATGTAGGCCACTTAGTCCAAATTCCTGATAGTTTAATAGAAAATATACTAGAGATGAATCCTCAAATTATTACTGTATACAGTATAGAAAAAGCTAAAAAAATAAATGAAGCAGCAAAGAAAAAAGGAATTATTCAAAGTATAATGCTAAAAATCTATAAGGATGGAGATTTATTGTATCCTGGTCAATATAGTGGATTTGAAATTGAAAAAATAGATGAAATAATAGAAAAATTAAAAGGTTTTAAAAATATCAAAATAGATGGAATTACTCATTTCCCTTGTTTTTTATATGATGAAAAAACAAATAAAATTGAAGCAACCCATAATTTAAATACTGTGATTGAAGCAAATAAGAGATTAGAGAAAAATGGAATTAAAGTTTCTCAATTAAATCTACCGTCTTCAACTTGTGTGAAAAGTATGGGGAAAATAGCTGAATTTGGAGGAACCCATGGAGAGCCAGGACATGGATTATCAGGAACCACTCCTTTTCATAATGAGTTATCAGCACCTGAATTACCTGCAATTGTATATGTAAGTGAGATTTCTCATAATTTCCAAGGTCATGGGTATATATATGGAGGAGGACATTATAGACGTTCACATGTGGAAAATATAATTTTAGGCGGAGATGCAAAAAACGAAAGATTATCAAAAGTAGTTATGCCATCACCTGAAGCTATTGATTACTATTTTGAAATTGAAGACGAAGGTATAATAGGTGAAGCAACTATTATGGCTTTTAGAACTCAAATTTTTGTAACTAGAAGTGATGTAGCATTAGTAGAAGGATTATCTAAAAATTCTCCTAAATTAGTTGGAATTTATGATTCATTAGGAAGAAAATTATAA
- a CDS encoding aminotransferase class V-fold PLP-dependent enzyme: MKTFPLESITLEEAKKKQFDLIDTITANFTGEEMLSLGDLGVRSGTNKPYQTIKVEEVLADYFGAEKAVLVRGAGTGALRWGFISHLKAGDKVLVHDAPVYPTSLVSLETMGVEFIKANFNNIYDLERVLLENKGQLKSALVQYTRQKIEDSYEIGEVISKIKEIDEDTIIITDDNYAVMKVQKIGVELGADLSAFSLFKLLGPEGIGCLIGKKKLIEKVVKYNYSGGSQVQGYEAMEVLRGLTYAPVALAIQGEVNENLCKLLESGELEFIKGAVLANAQSKVLLIEFKEEIAEEILKEASKLGALPNPVGAESKYEFVPLFYRISGTFRKADSTLEKKMIRINPNRSGEKTIIRILKEAYKRVKESK, from the coding sequence TTGAAAACATTTCCATTAGAATCAATAACCTTAGAAGAAGCAAAGAAGAAACAATTTGATTTAATAGATACTATTACAGCTAATTTTACTGGAGAAGAGATGTTATCGTTAGGCGATTTAGGGGTAAGAAGTGGGACGAATAAACCATATCAAACAATAAAAGTAGAAGAGGTATTGGCAGATTATTTTGGAGCAGAAAAGGCAGTATTAGTAAGAGGAGCGGGGACTGGAGCTCTTAGGTGGGGATTCATATCTCATTTGAAAGCAGGAGATAAAGTTTTGGTTCATGATGCTCCAGTATATCCAACAAGTTTAGTTAGTTTAGAAACTATGGGAGTAGAATTTATAAAAGCTAATTTTAATAATATTTATGATTTAGAAAGAGTATTATTGGAAAATAAAGGGCAGTTAAAATCTGCATTAGTCCAATATACAAGACAAAAAATAGAAGATAGTTATGAAATAGGAGAAGTGATATCAAAAATAAAAGAAATTGATGAAGACACAATTATTATTACAGATGATAACTATGCTGTAATGAAAGTGCAAAAGATAGGAGTAGAGTTAGGAGCAGATTTATCAGCTTTTTCGCTGTTTAAGTTATTAGGTCCTGAAGGAATTGGTTGTTTAATTGGCAAAAAAAAATTAATTGAAAAAGTAGTGAAATATAATTATTCTGGTGGGAGTCAAGTTCAAGGATATGAAGCTATGGAAGTTTTAAGAGGGTTAACTTATGCTCCGGTAGCTTTAGCTATACAAGGTGAAGTAAATGAAAATTTGTGTAAACTATTAGAAAGTGGTGAACTTGAGTTTATAAAAGGGGCTGTATTAGCTAATGCTCAGTCGAAAGTATTATTAATTGAATTTAAAGAGGAAATAGCGGAGGAAATTTTAAAGGAAGCTAGTAAGCTAGGAGCTTTACCTAATCCTGTAGGAGCAGAATCGAAATATGAATTTGTGCCTTTGTTTTATAGAATATCTGGAACCTTTAGGAAAGCTGACTCGACACTAGAAAAGAAAATGATAAGAATTAACCCAAATAGAAGTGGAGAGAAAACAATAATTAGAATTTTAAAGGAAGCTTATAAAAGGGTAAAGGAGAGTAAGTAG
- a CDS encoding phosphotriesterase family protein: MNYTMMHEHMFIDLSVIKKSDDCRLDCKEETIKELKELYKNGVRNIVEVTNIGIGRDIKYIQEVAKESGINILISTGYYKEPFLPKEVSTKTIEELAEKMIEEITIGIDGSEIKASIIGEIGTSKDKMTELEKKNFMASAIAHLKTGVPITTHTTLGTCGMEQVELFNKLGINLKKVIIGHLDLSGDEEYIELILKTGVNIEFDTIGKLSYLSDEIRADILTSLINKGWEEQIVLSMDITRKSHMQYLGGVGYNYLFDTFIPMLIERGVTKKSIEKLLRDNPNRILNI, encoded by the coding sequence ATGAATTATACAATGATGCATGAGCATATGTTTATTGATCTATCTGTAATTAAGAAAAGTGATGATTGCAGGTTAGATTGTAAAGAAGAAACTATAAAAGAATTAAAAGAACTTTATAAAAATGGAGTTAGAAATATAGTAGAGGTAACAAATATTGGAATTGGTAGGGATATAAAATATATTCAAGAAGTTGCAAAAGAAAGTGGCATTAATATTTTAATTTCAACAGGTTATTATAAAGAGCCATTTTTACCAAAAGAAGTATCAACAAAAACAATAGAAGAACTAGCTGAAAAAATGATAGAAGAAATTACTATTGGAATAGATGGTAGTGAAATAAAAGCTAGTATTATTGGGGAAATAGGGACAAGCAAGGATAAAATGACAGAATTAGAAAAAAAAAATTTTATGGCTAGTGCAATAGCCCATCTAAAAACAGGAGTACCGATAACAACTCATACAACTTTAGGAACTTGTGGAATGGAGCAAGTAGAGTTGTTTAATAAGCTAGGAATAAATCTAAAAAAAGTGATAATAGGTCACCTAGATCTAAGTGGAGATGAAGAATATATTGAATTAATTTTAAAAACAGGGGTAAATATAGAATTTGATACAATCGGAAAATTAAGTTATCTATCAGATGAGATTAGAGCAGATATATTAACTAGTCTAATCAATAAAGGGTGGGAAGAACAAATTGTTTTATCAATGGATATAACTAGAAAATCACATATGCAATATTTAGGTGGAGTAGGATATAACTATTTATTTGATACTTTTATTCCAATGTTGATTGAAAGAGGTGTAACCAAAAAATCCATAGAAAAATTATTAAGAGATAATCCGAATAGAATTTTAAATATATAG
- a CDS encoding amidase family protein, with product MKNILNLSLKTITGREFLQESIDIINKDTLLLADRSNFRKNYFIGIKNNKNIERDFIKKICDGDEFIWHTIDSGSDRGRAVDIKLKNPITGSLMTGSSSGTAINVLYGINDLGIGTDGGGSIIYPAMSLNLYSLMGKGIGLHGKYTKESTDGISFTPGIGFISHEFDVIEKAIKKLGYDLDSELNASMRIGTININKIENKELFKKIKLNFDKREINIEDEFNDDRNELMKSLKEIFENKDIIITYENDIEIDGLGDSVFGSLGKKSRKNQKNSKKVLGKVANMMNLTVVTIPDERLASGVIILAREGVEYGIEALKIASKLSGEYLPKLYYRYFKNSYLDSKNDMIFDL from the coding sequence ATGAAGAATATCTTAAATTTATCATTAAAAACAATAACTGGAAGAGAATTTTTACAAGAGTCTATAGATATAATAAATAAAGATACACTTCTCCTTGCAGATAGATCAAATTTTAGAAAAAATTATTTTATAGGAATAAAAAACAATAAAAATATTGAGCGAGATTTTATAAAGAAAATATGTGATGGCGATGAATTTATTTGGCATACAATAGATTCTGGAAGCGATAGAGGTAGAGCAGTAGATATAAAATTAAAGAATCCAATCACAGGAAGTTTAATGACTGGATCTTCAAGTGGTACAGCTATTAACGTGTTATACGGAATAAATGACCTAGGAATTGGAACTGATGGTGGTGGGTCTATAATCTACCCTGCAATGTCATTGAACCTTTATTCTCTAATGGGAAAAGGGATAGGGTTACATGGTAAATACACTAAAGAATCGACAGATGGGATAAGTTTTACTCCAGGAATAGGTTTTATTAGCCATGAATTTGATGTAATAGAAAAAGCTATTAAAAAATTAGGATATGATTTAGATAGTGAATTAAATGCAAGTATGAGAATAGGAACAATAAATATAAATAAAATAGAAAATAAAGAACTTTTTAAAAAAATTAAATTAAATTTTGATAAAAGAGAAATTAATATAGAAGATGAGTTTAATGATGATAGAAATGAACTTATGAAATCATTGAAAGAAATATTTGAAAACAAAGATATAATAATAACTTATGAAAATGATATTGAAATAGATGGATTAGGAGATTCAGTTTTTGGAAGTTTGGGGAAAAAAAGTAGAAAGAATCAAAAAAATTCAAAAAAAGTATTAGGAAAAGTAGCTAATATGATGAATTTAACAGTTGTAACTATTCCTGATGAAAGATTAGCATCTGGTGTAATTATACTAGCAAGAGAAGGAGTAGAATATGGAATAGAAGCTCTAAAAATAGCTTCTAAACTTAGTGGAGAATACCTGCCAAAACTATATTATAGATATTTTAAAAATTCATATCTAGATAGTAAAAATGATATGATATTTGATTTATAG
- a CDS encoding YhfT family protein, whose product MLANVLIMLLGALASILANKGIAVFNDGLRPIVPEHLEGRMDRKSLAATSLALGFGLVVGFGIPFSLTTPILLVHCILLGTDIIGSSSPDGKKGVVIAGIIGALYGLGLMLGLQFVVDLFAMLPINFLPSLGKVGAPIVVAFAAFPALVVAYQYGFKNGLIAFLLTFISRQFFQYYGTFALAEGKNITLNQDGMALLVGMVVMIFFAIREKAPEGSPGANTALLGIFSKRVARVKKNMPLLAIMGGLIAATTSAGIMAGDPISLNLLAQGKYSEAGLAALARGIGFVPLVATTAITTGVYGPAGMTLVFVVGIFIKNPLIAFIVGAIVIVIEIMLLEVIAKGLDKFPGMKSCGDHIRTAMSRILEIALLVGGMVAANDIAPGLGYLFVAGAYVLNKTSKKPLVDMAVGPVAAISLGIIVNILSLVGLYTG is encoded by the coding sequence ATGTTAGCAAATGTATTAATTATGTTGTTAGGAGCATTAGCTTCTATCTTAGCGAACAAGGGTATTGCAGTATTTAATGATGGGTTAAGACCTATCGTGCCGGAACATTTAGAAGGAAGAATGGATAGGAAATCATTGGCAGCGACCTCTTTAGCGTTAGGCTTTGGATTAGTAGTGGGTTTTGGGATCCCATTTTCACTAACAACGCCAATATTGTTGGTTCATTGCATATTATTAGGGACCGATATAATAGGAAGTTCATCACCAGATGGAAAAAAAGGTGTAGTTATAGCAGGAATTATAGGAGCTCTTTATGGATTAGGCCTTATGCTTGGATTGCAGTTTGTTGTAGATCTGTTTGCAATGTTACCAATAAATTTCTTACCTTCACTAGGGAAAGTCGGAGCTCCGATTGTAGTGGCATTTGCAGCATTTCCGGCATTGGTAGTAGCTTACCAATATGGGTTTAAAAATGGTTTAATAGCTTTTCTTCTAACATTTATATCAAGACAATTCTTTCAATATTACGGAACATTTGCTCTTGCAGAAGGAAAGAATATTACATTAAATCAAGATGGAATGGCTTTACTAGTAGGAATGGTAGTTATGATTTTCTTTGCAATTAGAGAAAAAGCTCCAGAAGGTTCTCCTGGTGCAAATACTGCTTTGCTTGGTATTTTTTCTAAAAGAGTTGCAAGAGTAAAGAAAAATATGCCTTTATTAGCGATAATGGGAGGATTAATAGCCGCTACAACAAGTGCAGGAATAATGGCGGGAGATCCTATCTCATTAAACTTATTGGCTCAAGGTAAATACTCAGAAGCAGGGTTAGCAGCATTAGCTAGAGGAATAGGTTTTGTCCCTCTAGTTGCAACTACAGCTATAACTACAGGTGTATATGGGCCAGCAGGGATGACATTAGTATTTGTAGTAGGAATATTTATTAAGAATCCGTTAATAGCATTTATAGTAGGAGCAATAGTAATAGTAATTGAAATTATGTTATTAGAAGTAATAGCTAAAGGGTTGGATAAGTTTCCAGGAATGAAAAGTTGTGGGGATCATATTAGGACAGCTATGAGTAGAATATTAGAAATTGCTCTATTAGTAGGTGGAATGGTTGCAGCAAATGATATAGCTCCAGGATTAGGGTATTTATTTGTAGCAGGAGCATATGTTCTTAATAAAACTTCTAAAAAACCATTAGTAGATATGGCAGTAGGACCAGTAGCAGCAATATCATTAGGAATAATAGTAAATATATTATCTTTGGTAGGTCTGTATACGGGGTAG
- a CDS encoding DUF2620 domain-containing protein, with product MNIVVGGQIDKQLLADLLEKYSMGKASITIKSDIEAAMAIQSGSADYYFGACNTGGGGALAMAIAILGISNCVTVGMPGKRLTEEEIIDNIESGKKAFGFTPQDAEAVIKIIMNKLI from the coding sequence ATGAATATAGTAGTTGGAGGACAAATAGATAAACAACTTTTAGCAGATTTATTAGAAAAATATTCAATGGGGAAGGCTAGTATAACTATTAAATCAGATATTGAAGCCGCAATGGCAATACAGTCTGGAAGTGCAGATTATTACTTTGGAGCTTGTAATACAGGAGGAGGAGGAGCTTTAGCAATGGCTATAGCTATCTTAGGGATTTCTAACTGCGTGACTGTGGGAATGCCTGGTAAGAGATTAACAGAAGAAGAAATCATAGATAATATAGAGTCAGGGAAAAAAGCATTTGGTTTTACACCTCAAGATGCTGAAGCGGTCATTAAAATTATTATGAATAAATTAATCTAA
- a CDS encoding PRD domain-containing protein gives MGLVFRLELLKKADQIDEEVFIAMNKVIELFKKNWGIELTEENGQMMVTHLSMALMRVKNGLPVNKIDEEVYQEVTESEFFEKGKEILEDMKSILPIELPNSERKYMLVNNTLILENLNEGGN, from the coding sequence ATGGGATTAGTTTTTAGGTTAGAACTTTTAAAAAAAGCGGATCAAATTGATGAGGAAGTTTTTATTGCTATGAATAAGGTTATTGAATTATTTAAGAAGAATTGGGGTATTGAATTAACAGAAGAAAATGGTCAAATGATGGTTACGCACCTTTCTATGGCACTAATGAGAGTAAAAAACGGATTACCGGTAAATAAAATCGATGAAGAAGTTTATCAAGAAGTTACAGAAAGCGAATTCTTTGAAAAAGGAAAAGAGATCTTAGAAGATATGAAATCTATATTGCCTATAGAATTACCAAATAGCGAGAGAAAATATATGTTAGTAAATAATACTTTAATATTAGAAAATTTAAATGAAGGGGGAAATTAA
- the yhfZ gene encoding GntR family transcriptional regulator YhfZ: protein MLKKNALAVQELAKEFMGLNIGDKVETVKDYSKTLDLSVGTISKAIKEIEIGGGVELEKKGHLGTFLVLQDYKKLWNLSGLKNIICVMPLPYLKRYEGLASGIKKSMGDSLYFAYMRGAGTRIKFLESDNYHCAILSKLAAKEYIKENRNIKIAFEFGEKTYMGEHVIVHRGEEIKKIGIDRNSKDHEILTKINFQKNEDCEFVDINYSEIMSLLKEKKIDAAIWNLDNLNEAKLDVPYIKIKDDDYTKLLGEAVIVVKKENTWLENYLKKVLNRKNIIIHQNEVIEGNVIPTY from the coding sequence ATGCTGAAAAAAAATGCGCTTGCTGTTCAAGAGCTTGCAAAAGAATTTATGGGGTTAAATATTGGAGATAAAGTTGAGACTGTAAAAGATTATTCTAAAACATTAGATTTATCAGTTGGAACTATCTCAAAAGCTATAAAAGAAATAGAAATAGGTGGTGGAGTAGAGTTAGAAAAAAAGGGACATTTAGGAACTTTTTTAGTTTTACAAGACTATAAAAAATTATGGAACTTAAGTGGATTAAAAAATATAATTTGTGTAATGCCGTTACCGTATTTAAAGAGATACGAAGGATTAGCAAGCGGAATAAAAAAAAGTATGGGAGATAGTTTATATTTTGCCTATATGAGAGGAGCTGGAACTAGAATAAAGTTTTTAGAGAGTGATAATTATCATTGCGCAATCCTTTCTAAATTGGCGGCAAAAGAATATATAAAAGAAAATAGAAACATAAAAATTGCTTTTGAGTTTGGAGAAAAAACGTATATGGGAGAACATGTTATAGTCCACAGAGGAGAAGAGATAAAAAAAATAGGAATAGATAGAAATTCAAAAGATCATGAAATTCTTACTAAAATCAATTTTCAAAAAAATGAAGATTGTGAGTTTGTTGACATAAACTATAGCGAAATAATGAGTTTATTAAAAGAAAAAAAAATAGATGCAGCAATATGGAATCTTGATAATTTAAATGAAGCAAAATTAGATGTACCATATATAAAAATTAAAGATGATGACTATACAAAATTATTGGGAGAAGCAGTTATTGTAGTAAAAAAAGAAAATACATGGTTAGAAAATTATCTAAAAAAAGTATTAAATAGAAAAAATATAATAATACACCAAAATGAAGTAATTGAAGGAAATGTAATACCAACTTATTAG
- the nagB gene encoding glucosamine-6-phosphate deaminase: MRVVIIGEDIGHWSAIYVANKILDAKPTKENPFVLGLPTGSTPLPMYKKLIEYYKEGLISFENIITFNMDEYVGLDKDHPQSYHYFMCDNFFKHIDIKEENINILDGTTLDYKAECARFEEKIKAVGGVDLFLGGVGPDGHIAFNEPGSSLASRTRDKELTTDTLTANSRFFDGDINKVPKLALTVGVGTILDAKEVLLMISGHNKARSMYHAVEGGINHMWTISALQLHPKGIIVSDEDACGELKVSTYRYFKDIEAPNLNLSKKEIDLHKRKNNI; the protein is encoded by the coding sequence ATGAGAGTAGTAATAATAGGTGAAGATATTGGTCACTGGAGTGCAATTTATGTAGCAAATAAAATACTGGATGCTAAACCTACAAAAGAAAATCCATTTGTATTAGGTTTACCTACTGGGAGTACTCCACTACCAATGTATAAAAAATTAATTGAATATTATAAAGAAGGTTTAATTTCATTTGAAAATATAATAACTTTTAATATGGATGAATATGTAGGTTTAGACAAGGATCATCCGCAGAGTTATCATTATTTTATGTGTGATAACTTTTTTAAGCATATAGACATAAAAGAAGAAAATATTAACATTTTAGATGGAACAACTTTAGATTACAAAGCTGAATGTGCAAGATTCGAAGAAAAGATAAAGGCTGTGGGTGGAGTAGATCTATTTCTAGGTGGCGTTGGCCCAGATGGACACATAGCTTTTAATGAACCAGGATCTTCTCTTGCTTCTAGAACTCGTGATAAGGAATTAACAACGGATACTTTAACTGCAAATTCAAGGTTTTTTGATGGAGATATAAATAAGGTTCCAAAACTTGCGTTAACCGTAGGTGTAGGAACAATCTTAGATGCTAAAGAAGTTCTTTTGATGATAAGTGGGCACAATAAAGCTAGGTCTATGTACCATGCTGTAGAAGGTGGAATAAATCACATGTGGACTATCTCAGCACTTCAACTACACCCCAAAGGAATAATAGTATCAGATGAAGATGCCTGTGGAGAGTTAAAGGTAAGTACATATAGGTATTTTAAAGATATTGAAGCTCCAAATCTTAATTTATCTAAAAAAGAGATTGATCTTCATAAAAGAAAAAATAATATCTAA